In the genome of Desulfuromonas sp. DDH964, one region contains:
- a CDS encoding LysE family translocator, which yields MPATEVLATFFAAALLLALVPGPDNLFVLTQAALGGRGAGFAITLGLCTGLIGHTLAVVCGVAALVQASAAAFTTLKLLGVGYLLYLSWQAWRAPDAAAETGSRPLPGPRHLYRRGILMNLTNPKVSLFFLAFLPQFADPARGPLAPQLLLLGALFILATLLVFGAIALLAATLAARLADTPRLQRWLHRAAGGIFLALALQLARSKS from the coding sequence ATGCCTGCCACTGAGGTCCTCGCCACTTTTTTTGCCGCGGCCCTGCTGCTGGCGCTCGTTCCCGGGCCCGACAATCTCTTCGTCCTCACCCAGGCGGCGCTGGGCGGCCGCGGGGCAGGGTTCGCCATCACCCTCGGCCTCTGTACCGGCCTGATCGGCCATACCCTGGCGGTGGTCTGCGGCGTCGCTGCCCTTGTCCAGGCCTCAGCCGCCGCCTTCACCACCCTCAAGCTGCTGGGCGTCGGCTACCTGCTCTATCTCTCCTGGCAGGCCTGGCGCGCCCCCGACGCCGCGGCAGAAACCGGCAGCAGGCCGCTCCCCGGACCAAGACACCTCTACCGCCGGGGCATCCTGATGAATCTTACCAACCCCAAGGTTTCCCTCTTCTTCCTCGCCTTTCTCCCCCAGTTCGCCGATCCGGCCCGCGGACCGCTGGCGCCCCAGCTGCTCCTTCTCGGCGCCCTCTTCATCCTCGCCACCCTGCTCGTCTTCGGCGCCATTGCCCTGCTGGCCGCGACCCTTGCCGCCCGCCTTGCCGACACCCCCAGACTCCAGCGCTGGCTCCATCGCGCGGCCGGTGGCATCTTCCTGGCGCTGGCGCTGCAGCTGGCACGCAGCAAGTCCTGA
- a CDS encoding methyl-accepting chemotaxis protein translates to MFRNLQLKYKLVLLFLLMALIVAVTGSFGLWSQARIGDLLALQKSSAAQEKLAVLMKVTLQGGRVNLLEAAMTRNNADDFENSKIDYELKRDSFDSYCTMLRKGQPKLHIPPAEPGSLLEQRIIKVVDVFHDFDQVALQILSVQEGLMAGTTTDDGKLSRLLREELPQVVDRASVSVDDLLVEVGSLAAKNELAASAIQKRSNITFLSVIGGAILLAILLGLFATQTIVGRVNLLMKSLKLGAEGDLTALVKVEAADELGRLGDDFNQMLEKLSTMMGKVKKSTGELGRIATSIQLVSRDVIATAEVQQHGIDETSAAILRINASQQGISAAVENLSSSSAETSSSILNMAKSIQGVALNTEALAGSVTQVSSAIGEMDATIRQIEQNANDLRSASVSTASSIAEMDSSIQEVEQNAQQTAEISARVHEDAESGQQAVQATIRGIQEIRQSSRSAAESINVLSQSADDIGMILSVINDVTEETRLLSLNASIIAAQSGEHGRGFAVVADEIRKLAERTSESTREIDQLISRVQDETRRAVEAIRGAEIKVAEGEVLSQKSGEALREIVGGVDQAATRIGGIARATREQARGSLLIRETMEKVADMVSQIAVSTHQQARASEQIMSEVEKMAELTVMVRDATKKQNADGGLISRLSEEIGAMIEKIRERCSEQAEGGEQIVEALANIQESTRHNLSSAKVMGDTLGNLSLQISTLEQEVVEFKVLE, encoded by the coding sequence ATGTTTCGAAATCTGCAGCTGAAATACAAGCTGGTTCTGCTCTTCCTGCTGATGGCGCTGATCGTGGCGGTAACCGGCTCCTTCGGGCTCTGGAGCCAGGCCCGGATTGGCGACCTGCTGGCGTTGCAGAAGAGCAGTGCCGCCCAGGAAAAACTTGCCGTGCTGATGAAGGTCACCCTCCAGGGAGGGCGGGTCAACCTGCTCGAAGCGGCGATGACCCGGAACAATGCCGATGACTTTGAAAACAGCAAGATCGACTATGAACTGAAGCGGGACAGTTTCGATAGCTATTGCACTATGCTGCGCAAGGGGCAGCCGAAGTTGCACATCCCGCCCGCAGAGCCCGGCAGCTTGCTGGAGCAGCGGATCATCAAGGTGGTCGATGTCTTTCACGACTTCGATCAGGTCGCGCTGCAGATACTTTCGGTTCAGGAAGGCCTGATGGCCGGAACGACAACCGACGACGGTAAGCTCTCCCGGCTGCTTCGGGAAGAATTGCCGCAGGTGGTGGACCGGGCAAGCGTCAGCGTCGATGACCTGCTGGTCGAGGTCGGCAGCCTCGCCGCCAAGAACGAACTCGCTGCCAGCGCCATCCAGAAACGCTCCAATATCACCTTCCTCTCGGTCATCGGGGGCGCCATTCTGCTCGCCATTCTCCTCGGCCTCTTTGCGACCCAGACCATTGTCGGTCGGGTCAACCTGCTGATGAAGTCCTTGAAGCTGGGTGCCGAGGGGGATTTGACCGCCCTGGTGAAGGTCGAGGCGGCGGATGAACTGGGCCGGCTCGGCGACGATTTCAACCAGATGCTGGAAAAGCTCTCGACGATGATGGGAAAGGTCAAGAAGTCGACCGGCGAACTCGGCCGCATCGCTACCAGCATCCAGCTCGTCTCGCGCGACGTCATCGCCACCGCCGAGGTGCAGCAGCATGGGATCGACGAGACCTCGGCAGCGATCCTGCGCATCAACGCGTCCCAACAGGGGATCAGCGCTGCCGTGGAAAATCTTTCGAGTTCCTCGGCCGAGACCTCCAGTTCGATTCTCAACATGGCCAAGAGCATCCAGGGGGTAGCGCTCAACACCGAAGCGCTTGCCGGCTCGGTGACCCAGGTCAGTTCGGCGATTGGCGAAATGGACGCCACGATCCGCCAGATCGAGCAGAATGCCAACGATCTGCGCAGCGCTTCGGTCAGCACCGCTTCGTCGATCGCCGAGATGGACTCCTCGATCCAGGAGGTCGAGCAGAATGCCCAGCAGACGGCGGAGATTTCCGCCCGGGTCCACGAAGATGCCGAATCGGGCCAGCAGGCGGTCCAGGCGACGATCCGCGGCATCCAGGAGATTCGCCAATCTTCGCGCTCGGCTGCCGAGTCGATCAACGTCCTGTCGCAGAGCGCGGACGACATCGGGATGATCCTCTCGGTTATCAATGATGTCACCGAAGAGACCCGGCTCCTCTCCCTCAATGCCTCGATCATTGCCGCCCAGTCGGGCGAGCATGGCCGGGGATTCGCCGTGGTTGCCGACGAAATCCGCAAGCTGGCCGAGAGGACCAGTGAATCGACCCGGGAGATCGACCAGCTGATCAGCCGGGTGCAGGACGAGACGCGGCGGGCGGTGGAGGCGATCCGGGGGGCCGAAATCAAGGTCGCCGAAGGGGAGGTCCTGTCGCAGAAATCGGGTGAGGCCTTGCGTGAGATCGTCGGCGGCGTCGACCAGGCGGCGACCAGGATCGGCGGCATCGCCCGGGCCACCCGGGAACAGGCCCGGGGGAGCCTGCTTATTCGCGAGACAATGGAAAAGGTTGCCGACATGGTCAGCCAGATCGCCGTCTCCACCCACCAGCAGGCCCGCGCCAGCGAACAGATCATGAGCGAGGTAGAGAAGATGGCCGAACTCACCGTCATGGTCCGCGATGCCACCAAAAAACAGAACGCCGATGGCGGCCTGATCTCTCGCCTTAGCGAAGAGATCGGAGCAATGATCGAGAAGATCCGCGAACGCTGCAGCGAACAGGCCGAGGGGGGCGAGCAGATTGTCGAGGCCCTGGCCAACATCCAGGAGTCCACGCGCCACAACCTGAGCTCGGCCAAGGTCATGGGAGACACCCTTGGCAACCTTTCCCTGCAGATCTCCACCCTCGAACAGGAAGTCGTGGAGTTCAAGGTCCTCGAATAA